A single region of the Vicia villosa cultivar HV-30 ecotype Madison, WI linkage group LG4, Vvil1.0, whole genome shotgun sequence genome encodes:
- the LOC131599769 gene encoding SKP1-like protein 1A isoform X1 has protein sequence MASTSTSAKKINLKSSDGEIFVIDEAVALESQTIKHMIEDDCADETGIPLPNVTSMILAKVIEYCNKHVDAGKSDGRSVDEDEIKNWDAEFVKVDQQTLFDLILAANYLDIKSLLDLTCKTVADMIKGKTPEEIRKTFNIKNDFTKEEEEEIRRENQWAFE, from the coding sequence ATGGCATCAACATCAACATCAGCAAAGAAGATCAATCTCAAGAGTAGTGATGGTGAGATTTTTGTAATAGACGAAGCAGTGGCGTTGGAGTCCCAAACTATCAAGCATATGATTGAGGATGATTGTGCTGATGAAACCGGAATCCCTCTTCCAAATGTAACAAGCATGATTTTGGCCAAGGTGATTGAGTACTGCAATAAGCACGTCGATGCTGGGAAATCTGATGGAAGATCTGTTGACGAGGACGAAATCAAGAACTGGGATGCTGAATTTGTCAAGGTTGATCAACAGACACTCTTTGATCTCATCTTGGCTGCAAACTACTTGGACATCAAGAGTCTGTTGGATCTTACATGTAAAACTGTGGCGGACATGATAAAGGGTAAGACACCGGAGGAGATTCGCAAGACTTTCAACATTAAGAATGACTTCACTAAGGAGGAAGAGGAGGAAATTCGTCGCGAAAATCAATGGGCTTTTGAATGA
- the LOC131599768 gene encoding SKP1-like protein 1A isoform X1 encodes MASTSTSAKKINLKSSDGEIFVIDEAVALESQTIKHMIEDDCADETGIPLPNVTSIILAKVIEYCNKHVDAANSDGKSIDEDEIKNWDAEFVKVDQQTLFDLILAANYLDIKSLLDLTCKTVADMIKGKTPEEIRKTFNIKNDFTKEEEEEIRRENQWAFE; translated from the coding sequence ATGGCATCAACATCAACATCAGCAAAGAAGATCAATCTCAAGAGTAGTGATGGTGAGATTTTTGTAATAGACGAAGCAGTGGCGTTGGAGTCCCAAACTATCAAGCATATGATTGAGGATGATTGTGCTGATGAAACCGGAATCCCTCTTCCAAATGTAACAAGCATTATTTTGGCCAAGGTGATTGAGTACTGCAATAAGCACGTGGATGCTGCGAATTCTGATGGAAAATCTATTGACGAGGATGAAATCAAGAACTGGGATGCTGAATTTGTCAAGGTTGATCAACAGACACTCTTTGATCTCATCTTGGCTGCAAACTACTTGGACATCAAGAGTTTGTTGGATCTTACATGTAAAACTGTGGCGGACATGATAAAGGGTAAGACACCGGAGGAGATTCGCAAGACTTTCAACATTAAGAATGACTTCACTAAGGAGGAAGAGGAGGAAATTCGTCGCGAAAATCAATGGGCTTTTGAATga
- the LOC131595297 gene encoding uncharacterized protein LOC131595297, producing the protein MNNTTVPLSPKSILNRLKTTLNKFKAKYPTDDEWLYPVTSSTPTGNLTDHTFYLSDDKARCGMAVSVAYHTAKHSNNNKELCLNFGSMLCNVVGTRILFKSSVETALNRIGIRPSKVVCLPYMAKECNIDKNNIPQLEWPSILVYFACCVLILFKKCNDKDSYNSFMSNCINSLCEMVGYDPYIKLAIPFDFYRSTVIKTKLGSCSTLCHDVMRFILRKSNWGDEVVGGVCQYLCNVLAWSEMSHFILINDVLVKAQSPVLLDHRVSSEVDDFVEACEAVVSHVCPQFYMLVVWYFEKLMVHSSKFPTLIAVAQELKRGDRDTNCSASTFSNSEVILTSGADSATVKDLVNLHRSF; encoded by the coding sequence ATGAATAACACCACAGTCCCTTTGTCTCCCAAAAGTATCCTCAACCGTCTCAAAACTACATTGAACAAATTCAAGGCAAAGTATCCTACAGATGACGAGTGGTTATATCCAGTCACATCTTCCACTCCAACAGGAAACTTGACTGATCATACTTTTTATCTCTCAGATGATAAAGCTCGATGTGGAATGGCGGTTTCTGTAGCTTACCACACTGCAAAGCATTCTAACAACAACAAGGAGTTATGTCTTAATTTTGGATCTATGCTATGCAACGTCGTTGGTACTCGTATTCTATTCAAAAGTTCAGTTGAAACAGCACTGAATAGAATTGGTATAAGACCCAGTAAGGTTGTTTGTTTACCATATATGGCTAAGGAATGTAACATTGACAAAAACAATATTCCTCAACTGGAATGGCCTTCGATACTCGTCTACTTTGCTTGTTGTGTTCTTATCCTTTTCAAAAAGTGTAATGATAAGGACAGCTATAATAGTTTTATGAGTAACTGTATTAATAGCTTGTGTGAGATGGTTGGATATGATCCATATATTAAGCTTGCTATTCCGTTTGATTTTTATAGATCGACGGTTATTAAGACTAAACTTGGTTCGTGTTCAACACTTTGTCATGATGTGATGAGATTTATTTTAAGGAAAAGTAACTGGGGTGATGAAGTTGTTGGTGGTGTGTGCCAATATTTGTGTAACGTTTTAGCTTGGTCTGAGATGAGTCATTTCATTCTGATCAATGATGTTTTGGTTAAGGCTCAATCTCCTGTTCTATTGGATCATCGAGTTTCATCTGAGGTAGATGATTTTGTTGAAGCTTGTGAAGCTGTTGTGTCTCATGTTTGTCCTCAGTTTTACATGTTGGTGGTTTggtattttgaaaagttgatggTGCATTCTTCGAAATTTCCTACTCTGATTGCTGTTGCACAGGAGCTGAAGAGGGGAGATAGAGACACCAATTGTTCAGCTTCAACTTTTTCAAACAGTGAAGTTATTTTAACTTCAGGGGCAGACTCTGCAACTGTAAAGGATTTGGTGAATCTTCACAGGAGTTTTTAG
- the LOC131599768 gene encoding SKP1-like protein 1A isoform X2 → MASTSTSAKKINLKSSDGEIFVIDEAVALESQTIKHMIEDDCADETGIPLPNVTSIILAKVIEYCNKHVDAANSDGKSIDEDEIKNWDAEFVKVDQQTLFDLILAANYLDIKSLLDLTCKTVADMINENQWAFE, encoded by the exons ATGGCATCAACATCAACATCAGCAAAGAAGATCAATCTCAAGAGTAGTGATGGTGAGATTTTTGTAATAGACGAAGCAGTGGCGTTGGAGTCCCAAACTATCAAGCATATGATTGAGGATGATTGTGCTGATGAAACCGGAATCCCTCTTCCAAATGTAACAAGCATTATTTTGGCCAAGGTGATTGAGTACTGCAATAAGCACGTGGATGCTGCGAATTCTGATGGAAAATCTATTGACGAGGATGAAATCAAGAACTGGGATGCTGAATTTGTCAAGGTTGATCAACAGACACTCTTTGATCTCATCTTGGCTGCAAACTACTTGGACATCAAGAGTTTGTTGGATCTTACATGTAAAACTGTGGCGGACATGATAAA CGAAAATCAATGGGCTTTTGAATga
- the LOC131599769 gene encoding SKP1-like protein 1A isoform X2 — protein sequence MASTSTSAKKINLKSSDGEIFVIDEAVALESQTIKHMIEDDCADETGIPLPNVTSMILAKVIEYCNKHVDAGKSDGRSVDEDEIKNWDAEFVKVDQQTLFDLILAANYLDIKSLLDLTCKTVADMINENQWAFE from the exons ATGGCATCAACATCAACATCAGCAAAGAAGATCAATCTCAAGAGTAGTGATGGTGAGATTTTTGTAATAGACGAAGCAGTGGCGTTGGAGTCCCAAACTATCAAGCATATGATTGAGGATGATTGTGCTGATGAAACCGGAATCCCTCTTCCAAATGTAACAAGCATGATTTTGGCCAAGGTGATTGAGTACTGCAATAAGCACGTCGATGCTGGGAAATCTGATGGAAGATCTGTTGACGAGGACGAAATCAAGAACTGGGATGCTGAATTTGTCAAGGTTGATCAACAGACACTCTTTGATCTCATCTTGGCTGCAAACTACTTGGACATCAAGAGTCTGTTGGATCTTACATGTAAAACTGTGGCGGACATGATAAA CGAAAATCAATGGGCTTTTGAATGA